Genomic DNA from Porites lutea chromosome 4, jaPorLute2.1, whole genome shotgun sequence:
TAAGACTGCTGATTATGTTATTAATCTTTGGAGAAATGGAATCCGCAAAGAGGCCAATAAAGTTGGTTGGCCCAACGTAAAACGGAGACAGATCATCGTGTTGTTCGATCTACCGTAATCTTTCTAATAAGCCGTCCCCATCAACGAGTATCCAAAAGTTATTATGCCCATTCCCCGCAAATACCttgattttatttcttataATAAACAGTCACTAAATATAAACGAAATTTCATGAAGACATCTGCATGATTTAATGAGAGAAAGATAGAAAGTATTtggtatatatttttaatatccTTCACTAAGGCAGTTTCAGTAATACTCATATAAAATGAATTATCAAGGGTTGCTTTGAATAAGCCCTTACGCCGCTAATAAGACTCTCTCTTTAAAACCCCACCTCCTCCTCAAAAATGGCTGGAAAAAATAAGACCTGAGAGGGGATTATTTGAGAGATTACGGTATTTACGTCTATTGTGAGCGCAAACGTTATGTATCGAGGTGAATCGGATTCTTTCTCGGTGATACGTAAATCAACGAATCTCTCAATGAACAGCCCGTCGAGTACGGAGAATGCAAAGGAAGTCTGTTAGCGCAGAGTAAAATGAATTCTTATGCCGGGCCGGCAAGAGTGTATCTATGTAAATCGTGCCTAatattaaagttaaaaagcagAAACAGTCAGTACAGAACTTAGGGTACCTTTAATTCGGGGTAATGATCGAATCCCGTGGTACTTAGATTCAGTTTCTTCGTTCCGTTTTGTGGTAGtacaaatattatttattttcatgtcGCGAGTGATATCAGATTGGGTCAGTGTTTTATCGAATTGCACTGTGGAACTGTTTTGGTAAACAAAAATTGACCCCTTTTTTGAGCATTCTCGTAATAGCCAATTAAAGAAGCCAAAATcgtccccaaaacagtccctGATAGTTCGATTGGACTTAACACCCACTCAGTTTGAGGCGTAACGTCAAATATCCTGAGTGGTGCGAACAGAAAGAATAGTAATCGTAGCTGCAAATTTTTTCTGCTCTAATCCCCTTCATCATTGTGCGTCTGTTTGTTTTCCTCATACCGATTCGGAGTTAAATAAGCCGATTCATTCAACTTTGTTAGACACCGGACGGCAAGGTAGTTTTAAAACAGGGCAACCTTTTTGTCGACCTTGAACTCTATCGTGATATTCATATAATTATTTAGTATAATTTATGTTTGACTGACTTCTTCTTTCATCTATTTTTGGCTGCATTTTACTAAGACAAATAGTCTAATCAAGCAAGCCAGATGGGTCGTCACAATATTTTGACTAACTCGGGACTATATGCATCGTTGTATTTTTGACAGTTCACGGCGCTCCTCTTAGAAAAATAGTTAAATGTGAGCCTAACATTAAAAAGAAACCTCTCCGTACTCCAAGCACAAGAGAAGGAGTTCCGAGTTTTAGTGTAAATtgtcacaaaaaataaatattgcaAGTAAATTGGTGATGTCTaattcaacttttaattttcaattccAAAACCAATTTCAGTAAAATCAGCTGCGCCGCTTGCGTTCTAGCTATAGATTATTGTTCCAGATTGTAAACACGTCTTCTATtcttatttcttatttctttccCTAAGTAAATGTTTGCTCATCATATCTGTTCTCATTTCATTAGCTATGTATGGTTGACTTGTGAAATGATCAGACTGTCAGATACAGTAACCCATTATTCAGCTATAAACAATGTAAAGTGCTAATATGAAGATTCTTAGCCGGAGGTCAAACATTCGCCTGTAATTCCTCCTGTGCATTCGTTTCCTTAATTTGCTAATACTTATTTGTTCTTACTAATTATACACCAGTAATATATTCATTAAGGCAGACCTATATTTGCCCTTGTGAATCTGactaaattttgttttcgtttcagTTTCCCACCATCTGTGTTGACGCATAGGAGCAGCGCAAACTCTGACCCAATACTagaaaccaattttttttctcccttttaaaCGGCCATAAAACAAGAGCGATTGGCGATAAAAGGATGAGCCTTGATGCTTTTTGAGCTGGTAATTTTCTCGAAAACTCCAAGTACAGTTGACCAAGACGAAAAAAAAGGAACTATTTTGAAGACGAAGGATTCGTTTTGAAAACAGGTGCAACATAAGCAAGAACATTGACTGAACAAAAGCAGTCACATAAGAACAGAATCCGCAAAGTAGCTTTATGTAATCTTCTTGAAAATCAACGTACAGATCACCATGGCTAATTCAAGCTCAAACTCGCCAGAAAAGTTCGACATGACCCACACCGCCCTCTCTTGTACTTTTGTTGTGGTCATTATGATCCTAGCCATTGTGGGTAACGTGTTGGTGATCCTAGCATTTAAAAGTTTTCGTCGACTCCGCCGAGTCACAAACTACTTCGTGGTGTCATTGGCGGTTACAGATATTCTTGTGGCAGTTGTCTCTATGCCAGTGTGGCTTACCTACATTATTTCTGGTCCTTCTCTTTTCAAGAGTAAACCGTTGCTTCACGTTTTGTGGACAGCAACTGACATTATGGTCTCTGTAGCATCGATTTGGAACCTTACATTTGTCAGTATAGACCGCTATCTTTGTATTACGGGGCCACTTTATTACCATGTGCGTATGACTTCAAAACGAGCTATCGTTATCATCTCCGCTGTATGGGTATACTCGATTATAGTTGCTTCCGTCGCTCCTACGTTCTGGCATTTGGATTTGTACACTCTGGCGGTCGTAGTGTTAAATTACGGAATCCCAGTGATCATCATCCTTTTTGCGTATGTGAACATCTTCAAAGCCGCCCGCTTTCAAGCGAAGCAAATCGACTTGAACGTCAATGGAAAATCCAAACGATTTTCTCTTACCGTGGAGTTAAAAGCAGCAAAAACTTTGGGAGTGGTAATCGGGACGTTCATTATATGTTGGTCCCCTTTCTTCGCCCTCAATTTGACCTATTTTATCTGTCGCTGCTCTCCCTCGCCTCTGATTGTATCTGTGGCTAAGTGGATGCATTATGGAAACTCCTTCCTTAATCCATTAATCTACGGACTTATGAATAAGGACTTTAGATTCGCATTTAAGAAGCTGTGTACGAAATATTTGACAGATAATTCGGGGAACAACGATCGTCTAAGACAGTCTTTTGGCAGCGCTGCTCTTATTGAAAAGGACAAATCGAAAATTCCACTGCAACAGAAAAGCACAAGTGTTTAGTACTTCATATAATGTTTTCtaattcgccatttgcacatctcccataatacacctcttttgccccccaaaatttcgCATTGCCTTTTAATTTCTTCTGGGACTGCTGTGTAATAcccaagagaaattaaaaataaagtttatgcaatttttttttgttgggggggggggggggggggtaaacgAGGTGTAttgtgggagatgtgcaaatggagAATTGCAGTCTTCAAATCATAATTCGCATTTTCCCTCTTGACTTATCTTGGCCTTGAGAATAGACTTGTAAGGGGCCTAAACAACCTGGCACAGAATCAGGGTGGAAAACCTATGCTATACTTAATTGATCCTGTAAGTGGGGGGACACCCATCGCAGTCCTTTTTCTCGGCGTCTCTCCTTGGCCCTATGGACCGTTTTTTTGATCCAAAATTAGGAGTGTgagtcatcctcggagacccaggggccgTCAGTCGGGCCGGAAGAAAAGGcacgacgaaagttttcaagctcGGGtggaaaagcccctgggtaccgactctcaccggaccatttgcAGACGGTCAAGCGAaagctggctcctgattgggcacaaaaaatgcctTGTATTATTGTACTtaatcggcgaacagcatcgcctgagttcttttcgtgggTTCACGTACGAAGGCTATTGTCTCGCCATACTAATTATTGCTCTTgtccggttcgttcaccaaggttGTGCGTGCAAAGGAAACTTTCATTTTCCATTATACTAACAAAAGTAGAAACGAAGGAACTGCTGATGACTCGGGAAAACGTTCGGATTCTATCACCAGAACCATTCCAATTTGCACCGTTGTTTCATAGCTACGGTTTAAGTGCACACACGTTAATTAAGGCTTGAAAAATAGTcgaagaagaaaagaagcgaTAACATTGTGCTTGAATATTCACGGTTAAGAACTGGGCTCGATCTTGTTATGCatcggataaaaaaaaaatatccagaTTTAGCGTCCACACGATTCATAGCGTATTCAAAAATTCCTCTCTAGAGAGCggataaaaaaaagtttcgGATTCGTATGCGGGATCCACCAGATGCTTGTGGACGGAAGCCGAACTCAGTccgcaaagaaaaagttgcgggttcaaaaatatccggatacgtgtggacggggcccacgaatactattgaccgacaacatacagagcgggggcagctgtagtgtcaactattttAGTAGTAATTTTTCGGTTACATACTGTGATGAATAAATGTAAAGGCTAGTTTATACATAATTGTTCATCcgggcccgatagaaagaaatCATAATAAACTTACGACCAACACAAAAGTTGGCCccatttttcttgtcttttcttTACTTGGTAAGAATTAAATTGACTCTAGAAATCGTAACCTGTCGTAACCACATTGGTTGCTACCGAAGAGTATCATGGATTTAAGGGATTTTTTGCTGTAACTGTAACGACTTTTAGCTCGATGGGAGAGTTTAATTTTCATTCGTGTTTTTCAGGTGTGGGATAATTCAGTCTCCTTAATCACCAGGCCCATcccttaaataataataaaataataataataacgaatatttatacaggatagcccttcagtgcaagagcactg
This window encodes:
- the LOC140933819 gene encoding D(1)-like dopamine receptor — encoded protein: MANSSSNSPEKFDMTHTALSCTFVVVIMILAIVGNVLVILAFKSFRRLRRVTNYFVVSLAVTDILVAVVSMPVWLTYIISGPSLFKSKPLLHVLWTATDIMVSVASIWNLTFVSIDRYLCITGPLYYHVRMTSKRAIVIISAVWVYSIIVASVAPTFWHLDLYTLAVVVLNYGIPVIIILFAYVNIFKAARFQAKQIDLNVNGKSKRFSLTVELKAAKTLGVVIGTFIICWSPFFALNLTYFICRCSPSPLIVSVAKWMHYGNSFLNPLIYGLMNKDFRFAFKKLCTKYLTDNSGNNDRLRQSFGSAALIEKDKSKIPLQQKSTSV